In one Inquilinus sp. Marseille-Q2685 genomic region, the following are encoded:
- a CDS encoding TetR/AcrR family transcriptional regulator, giving the protein MEPDAKSRGGRPWSFDRDKAVETAMRLFWRHGYEGVSIGDLTKAIGIAPPSLYAAFGSKAGLYREALDRYESSTVSLDADLVASAATLAEAVRRLLETAVRSVTHPDRERGCMVSSGMIACHPEHAALARDLAIRRDAMRERIALALQPFAGAEEGGRLARHLAAVMQGISIQARDGAAPAELQEIVDDVVAGVAARSSR; this is encoded by the coding sequence ATGGAACCGGATGCGAAATCCCGCGGCGGGCGGCCGTGGAGCTTCGATCGTGACAAGGCGGTCGAGACCGCCATGCGGCTGTTCTGGCGGCACGGCTATGAAGGGGTGTCGATCGGCGACCTGACCAAGGCGATCGGCATCGCGCCGCCGAGCCTCTATGCCGCCTTCGGCAGCAAGGCCGGACTCTATCGGGAAGCCCTGGACCGCTATGAGAGCAGCACCGTCTCCCTCGATGCCGACCTCGTCGCCTCCGCAGCCACGCTGGCGGAGGCGGTGCGGCGGCTGCTCGAGACGGCGGTCCGGTCGGTCACCCACCCCGATCGCGAGCGCGGCTGCATGGTCTCCAGCGGGATGATCGCCTGCCATCCGGAGCATGCCGCGCTGGCCCGCGATCTGGCCATCCGGCGCGACGCCATGCGCGAGCGGATCGCGCTGGCGCTGCAGCCCTTCGCCGGCGCGGAGGAGGGCGGCCGCCTGGCCCGCCACCTGGCGGCCGTCATGCAGGGCATCTCGATCCAGGCCCGGGACGGCGCGGCGCCGGCGGAGCTGCAGGAGATCGTCGACGACGTGGTCGCGGGCGTCGCGGCGCGGTCTTCCCGCTAG
- a CDS encoding alpha/beta fold hydrolase translates to MNPSRRSFLAGAAGFATLAVQARFGFAAPQPRETFSVRSSDGTVLTGDAQGDPQAPEILFIHGLRQSRLSWDKQFADPALAGFRLVRFDLRGHGDSDKPPSPDAYADADLWADDVAAAIAGAKLRRPVLVGWSLGGYVAGAYLRKYGGARVAGINLVDAVSKLSPELLTPLAGTFARSTTSPDLAERTAETARFLEACFHQRPTEAELQHMLVVNGMTPRAVGEGFVRTDTPDLEPVFQAYAGPILLTHGVHDRLVRLAMSERIKALHPGSRLSVYAESGHSPFYEEPARFGRELAAFVTASARS, encoded by the coding sequence ATGAACCCCTCACGACGCAGCTTCCTGGCCGGCGCCGCCGGCTTCGCCACCCTGGCCGTCCAAGCCAGATTCGGATTCGCGGCGCCGCAGCCGCGGGAAACGTTCTCCGTCCGGTCCTCGGACGGCACGGTGCTGACGGGCGACGCGCAGGGCGACCCGCAGGCGCCCGAGATCCTGTTCATCCACGGCCTGCGCCAGAGCCGGCTGAGCTGGGACAAGCAGTTCGCCGATCCGGCATTGGCCGGCTTCCGCCTGGTCCGCTTCGACCTGCGCGGCCATGGCGATTCGGACAAGCCGCCCTCCCCCGACGCCTATGCGGATGCCGATCTGTGGGCGGACGACGTCGCCGCCGCGATCGCCGGCGCCAAGCTGCGCCGCCCTGTCCTGGTGGGCTGGTCGCTCGGCGGCTACGTGGCCGGCGCCTATCTGCGGAAATATGGCGGCGCGCGGGTCGCGGGGATCAACCTGGTCGACGCGGTGAGCAAGCTGTCGCCGGAGCTGCTGACGCCGCTGGCTGGCACCTTCGCCCGCAGCACCACCTCGCCCGACCTGGCCGAACGGACGGCGGAGACGGCGCGCTTCCTCGAAGCCTGCTTCCACCAGCGGCCGACGGAGGCCGAGCTGCAGCACATGCTGGTCGTCAACGGCATGACCCCGAGGGCGGTCGGCGAAGGCTTCGTCCGGACGGACACGCCCGACCTCGAACCCGTCTTCCAGGCTTATGCCGGGCCGATCCTGCTGACGCATGGCGTGCATGACCGGCTGGTCCGCCTGGCGATGTCGGAGCGGATCAAGGCGCTGCATCCCGGCAGCCGCCTGTCGGTCTATGCGGAGAGCGGCCACAGCCCCTTCTATGAGGAGCCGGCCCGGTTCGGGCGGGAGCTCGCCGCCTTCGTGACGGCTTCGGCCCGAAGCTGA
- a CDS encoding nucleoside hydrolase: MQRWIAAAVVAWALAAAPAVAAEKVILDTDFSTAGDDGQVLIMAAQLDRQGVIDLLGVTVVTGNNWLKQEVADALRAVERLGVADKVGVHAGANLPLVHDPESFESERTLFGFGESYKTAFHRPQPADADLVAPPDGFARTAKLQDRDAVDFIVDTVKANPHEVSLLVIGPATNIALAVRKNPEIVPLIKKIVYMAGAFDVRGNTTPAAEMNVWIDPEAARIVMREPIDQAIIPLDVTDITQLGKADFDRIMAAGGPIPALFKDSWMAKAFAGDPKATVNVFDTLALAYLVDPGYATRVEDLFVDVDIAFGPGYGRTFGYWQEQPTKLLQKIKGGKQFDNRRFFDLYVDLMTRPVPIKPAT, from the coding sequence ATGCAGCGATGGATCGCCGCCGCCGTGGTGGCATGGGCGCTGGCCGCGGCACCGGCCGTGGCCGCCGAGAAGGTCATCCTCGACACCGATTTCAGCACCGCCGGGGATGACGGCCAGGTCCTGATCATGGCCGCGCAGCTCGACCGCCAGGGCGTGATCGACCTGCTGGGCGTCACCGTGGTGACCGGCAACAACTGGCTGAAGCAGGAGGTGGCGGACGCGCTGCGCGCGGTCGAGCGCCTAGGGGTCGCCGACAAGGTCGGCGTCCATGCCGGCGCCAACCTGCCGCTGGTGCACGATCCCGAGAGCTTCGAGAGCGAGCGCACCCTGTTCGGCTTCGGCGAGAGCTACAAGACCGCCTTCCACCGGCCGCAGCCGGCCGATGCCGATCTGGTGGCGCCGCCGGACGGCTTTGCCCGGACGGCGAAGCTGCAGGACCGGGACGCGGTCGACTTCATCGTCGACACGGTCAAGGCCAACCCGCACGAGGTGTCGCTGCTGGTGATCGGCCCGGCGACCAACATCGCGCTGGCGGTGCGCAAGAACCCGGAGATCGTGCCGCTGATCAAGAAGATCGTCTACATGGCCGGCGCCTTCGACGTCCGCGGCAACACCACCCCGGCCGCCGAGATGAACGTCTGGATCGACCCCGAGGCCGCGCGCATCGTCATGCGCGAGCCGATCGACCAGGCGATCATCCCGCTCGACGTCACCGACATCACCCAGCTCGGCAAGGCGGATTTCGACCGCATCATGGCCGCCGGCGGCCCGATCCCGGCACTGTTCAAGGACAGCTGGATGGCGAAGGCCTTCGCCGGGGACCCGAAGGCGACGGTCAACGTCTTCGACACGCTGGCCCTCGCCTATCTGGTCGACCCCGGCTACGCGACCAGGGTCGAGGACCTGTTCGTCGACGTCGACATCGCCTTCGGCCCCGGCTACGGCCGCACCTTCGGTTATTGGCAGGAGCAGCCGACGAAGCTGCTGCAGAAGATCAAGGGGGGGAAGCAGTTCGACAACCGCCGCTTCTTCGACCTCTATGTCGACCTGATGACCCGGCCGGTGCCGATCAAGCCGGCGACCTGA
- a CDS encoding aldehyde dehydrogenase family protein, whose translation MTQVLKTITPVNGGIYVERPLATPAEAEAALARARTAQAEWRRVPVSERARLLSAAVDAFVAAGPEIAREITWQMGRPVRYTPGEVRGFEERARYMISVAEGALADIDVGPKEGFRRFIRREPLGTVFVVAPWNYPYLTAVNAVVPALMAGNAVILKHSHQTPLCAERFAEALRDLPPGVFQHIHADHDTTAKMIGSGAVDFVAFTGSVPGGRAVEDAAAGRFVGVGLELGGKDPGYVRADADLKHAVETLVDGAFFNSGQSCCGIERIYVHASVYDAFVEGAVELTKQYVLGDPTEEATTLGPMVRASAADFVRGQTAEAVRQGARALIDAKGFAADKPGTPYLAPQILTQVDHSMRVMTEESFGPVVGIMKVASDEEAVRLMNDSPYGLTASVFTRDVDAAIAIGDQVATGTWFLNRCDYLDPALAWTGVKDSGRGCTLSTLGYDYLTRPKSFHLRLP comes from the coding sequence ATGACCCAGGTTCTGAAGACCATCACGCCGGTGAACGGCGGCATCTATGTCGAGCGGCCGCTGGCGACGCCCGCCGAGGCCGAGGCGGCGCTGGCCCGCGCCCGCACCGCCCAGGCCGAATGGCGGCGCGTGCCGGTGTCGGAGCGGGCGCGTCTCCTGTCCGCCGCGGTCGACGCCTTCGTCGCCGCCGGGCCGGAGATCGCGCGCGAGATCACCTGGCAGATGGGCCGGCCGGTCCGCTACACCCCCGGCGAGGTCCGCGGCTTCGAGGAGCGGGCGCGCTACATGATCTCGGTGGCCGAAGGCGCGCTGGCCGACATCGATGTCGGGCCGAAGGAAGGCTTCCGCCGCTTCATCCGGCGCGAGCCGCTGGGCACCGTCTTCGTCGTCGCCCCCTGGAACTACCCGTATCTGACCGCGGTCAACGCCGTGGTCCCGGCGCTGATGGCCGGCAATGCGGTGATCCTGAAGCATTCGCACCAGACGCCGCTGTGCGCCGAGCGCTTCGCCGAGGCGCTGCGGGACCTGCCGCCGGGCGTGTTCCAGCACATCCATGCCGACCACGACACCACGGCGAAGATGATCGGCAGCGGCGCGGTCGACTTCGTCGCCTTCACCGGCTCGGTGCCCGGCGGCCGCGCGGTCGAGGACGCCGCCGCCGGCCGCTTCGTCGGCGTCGGGCTCGAGCTCGGCGGCAAGGACCCCGGCTATGTCCGCGCCGACGCCGACCTGAAGCACGCGGTCGAGACGCTGGTGGACGGCGCCTTCTTCAACTCCGGCCAGTCCTGCTGCGGCATCGAGCGGATCTATGTCCACGCCTCGGTCTACGATGCCTTCGTCGAAGGCGCGGTCGAGCTGACCAAGCAATACGTGCTGGGCGACCCGACCGAAGAGGCGACCACCCTCGGCCCTATGGTCCGGGCCTCCGCCGCCGACTTCGTGCGCGGCCAGACCGCGGAGGCGGTGCGCCAGGGCGCTCGCGCCCTGATCGACGCCAAGGGCTTCGCGGCGGACAAGCCCGGCACGCCCTATCTGGCGCCGCAGATCCTGACCCAGGTCGACCATTCGATGCGGGTGATGACCGAGGAGAGCTTCGGCCCCGTCGTCGGCATCATGAAGGTGGCGTCGGACGAGGAAGCGGTGCGGCTGATGAACGACAGCCCCTACGGCCTGACCGCATCTGTCTTCACCCGCGACGTCGACGCCGCCATCGCCATCGGCGACCAGGTGGCGACCGGCACCTGGTTCCTGAACCGCTGCGACTATCTGGACCCGGCCCTGGCCTGGACCGGCGTCAAGGACTCCGGCCGCGGCTGCACCCTCTCGACCCTCGGCTACGACTACCTGACCCGGCCGAAATCCTTCCACCTGCGGCTTCCCTGA
- a CDS encoding iron-containing alcohol dehydrogenase — protein sequence MLKGNWNYPTAVKFGPGRIKELPDLCKAHGLTRPLLVTDPGLAKLAMITDAVAANEAAGIPTAVFSDVKPNPTGKNVADGVAAYKAGGHDGVIAFGGGSPLDAGKAIAFHAGQSRPLWDFEDIGDWWTRADASRIAPVIAIPTTAGTGSEVGRAGVITDEEAHVKRIIFHPKMMPVVVIADPELTVGLPPHVTAATGMDALAHCLEAFCAPGFHPMADGIALEGMRLIREWLPVAVRDGKDLEARGNMLVAASMGATAFQKGLGSIHSLAHPLGALYDAHHGLLNGILMPYCMVHNRDAIEDRMERLGRTIGLSKPSFDTVLVWVLDLRREIGIPHTLKEIGIGDNRAEEIGRMAEADPSTGSNAKPVKADELRAVFVDAVNGRL from the coding sequence ATGCTCAAAGGCAACTGGAACTACCCGACCGCGGTGAAGTTCGGCCCCGGCCGGATCAAGGAGCTGCCGGACCTGTGCAAGGCCCATGGCCTGACGCGGCCGCTGCTGGTCACCGATCCCGGCTTGGCGAAGCTGGCGATGATCACGGACGCCGTGGCCGCCAACGAGGCCGCCGGCATCCCGACCGCCGTGTTCAGCGACGTCAAGCCGAACCCGACCGGGAAGAACGTCGCCGACGGCGTCGCCGCCTACAAGGCCGGCGGCCATGACGGCGTCATCGCCTTCGGCGGCGGCAGCCCGCTGGACGCCGGCAAGGCCATCGCCTTCCACGCCGGCCAGTCGCGCCCGCTGTGGGATTTCGAGGATATCGGCGACTGGTGGACCCGCGCCGACGCGTCGAGGATCGCCCCGGTGATCGCGATCCCGACCACCGCCGGCACAGGGTCGGAGGTCGGGCGCGCCGGCGTCATCACCGACGAGGAGGCGCATGTGAAGCGCATCATCTTCCACCCGAAGATGATGCCGGTCGTCGTGATCGCCGATCCGGAGCTGACCGTCGGCCTGCCGCCGCATGTCACCGCCGCCACCGGCATGGACGCGCTGGCCCATTGCCTGGAGGCGTTCTGCGCCCCCGGCTTCCACCCGATGGCCGACGGCATCGCGCTGGAGGGTATGCGCCTGATCCGGGAATGGCTGCCGGTCGCGGTCAGGGACGGCAAGGACCTGGAGGCGCGCGGCAACATGCTGGTCGCCGCCAGCATGGGCGCCACCGCCTTCCAGAAGGGGCTGGGGTCGATCCACTCCCTCGCCCATCCGCTCGGCGCGCTGTACGACGCCCATCACGGCCTGCTGAACGGCATCCTGATGCCCTACTGCATGGTCCACAACCGCGACGCCATCGAGGATCGGATGGAGCGCCTGGGCCGCACTATCGGCCTGTCGAAGCCCAGCTTCGACACCGTGCTGGTGTGGGTGCTGGACCTGCGCCGTGAGATCGGCATCCCGCACACGCTGAAGGAGATCGGCATCGGCGACAACCGGGCCGAGGAGATCGGCCGCATGGCCGAGGCCGACCCCTCCACCGGCAGCAACGCGAAGCCGGTCAAGGCCGACGAATTGCGCGCCGTGTTCGTGGATGCGGTGAACGGCCGGCTGTAA
- a CDS encoding efflux RND transporter periplasmic adaptor subunit, translated as MKRSVLGVVAVLGIAVAAVAWQRFGNADAIERSGRTAEAAGQSGGKNAGRPIPVVTAPVEQTSVATTISAIGTVEPISTVLVSSRIDSQVMQVHVADGQTVQAGDLLFTLDDKPAKAAVALAQANLAKDQATRDQTAADVERDKPLVKTGAVSQQAYDQAVAAAKAAEASVAADQANLDQAQLTLSYTQIRAPITGRLGVVSVTAGNLVKANTTNSNATSGAVTSLVTITEMTPIRIAFTVPERNLDAIRAAMTGPTPPTVEAFDSDGRRRIASGQLSFIDSTVDTKSGTIPLKATFDNAAFALWPGQFVRVALRLGTQDNAITVPTVALQAGQDGAFVFVARPDGTAEVRPVTVTRTAGDIAVVAQGLTPGEKVVTEGQLRLMQGSRITEKAAGTAPAAPRADGVASAVSPN; from the coding sequence ATGAAGCGCTCGGTTTTGGGGGTCGTCGCGGTCCTCGGCATCGCCGTTGCCGCCGTCGCATGGCAACGCTTCGGCAACGCCGACGCGATCGAGCGCAGCGGCAGGACCGCAGAGGCCGCGGGCCAGTCCGGCGGCAAGAATGCCGGCCGGCCCATCCCGGTTGTCACCGCCCCGGTCGAGCAGACATCGGTCGCCACCACCATCTCCGCCATCGGCACGGTCGAGCCGATCTCGACCGTCCTGGTCAGCTCCCGCATCGACAGCCAGGTGATGCAGGTGCATGTCGCCGACGGCCAGACGGTCCAGGCCGGCGACCTCTTGTTCACCCTCGACGACAAGCCGGCCAAGGCCGCGGTCGCCCTGGCCCAGGCCAACCTGGCCAAGGACCAGGCGACGCGGGACCAGACCGCGGCCGATGTCGAACGCGACAAGCCGCTGGTCAAGACCGGCGCGGTCTCGCAGCAGGCCTACGACCAGGCCGTGGCCGCCGCCAAGGCGGCCGAGGCCAGCGTCGCCGCCGACCAGGCCAATCTCGACCAGGCCCAGCTGACCCTGTCCTACACCCAGATCCGGGCCCCGATCACCGGCCGGCTCGGCGTCGTCTCGGTCACCGCCGGCAACCTGGTCAAGGCCAACACCACCAACAGCAACGCCACCAGCGGCGCCGTCACCAGCCTGGTCACCATCACCGAGATGACGCCGATCCGGATCGCCTTCACGGTGCCGGAGCGGAACCTGGACGCGATCCGCGCGGCCATGACCGGCCCGACCCCGCCGACGGTCGAGGCCTTCGACAGCGATGGCCGGCGCCGCATCGCCAGCGGCCAGCTGAGCTTCATCGACAGCACGGTCGACACCAAGTCGGGAACCATCCCGCTGAAGGCGACCTTCGACAACGCCGCCTTCGCCCTGTGGCCGGGGCAGTTCGTGCGGGTGGCGCTACGGCTCGGCACCCAGGACAATGCCATCACCGTGCCGACGGTGGCGCTGCAGGCCGGCCAGGACGGCGCCTTCGTCTTCGTCGCCAGGCCGGACGGCACCGCCGAGGTGCGGCCCGTGACGGTGACGCGCACCGCCGGCGACATCGCGGTGGTCGCCCAGGGCCTGACGCCGGGCGAGAAGGTGGTGACCGAGGGCCAGCTGCGGCTGATGCAGGGCAGCCGGATCACCGAGAAGGCGGCCGGCACGGCCCCGGCGGCGCCGCGCGCGGACGGCGTCGCCTCCGCCGTCAGCCCGAACTGA
- a CDS encoding efflux RND transporter permease subunit, with the protein MNLSELCIRRPVMTTLLTVAMVMAGLVAFGQLPIAALPNTDFPVINVSASLPGASPDTMASSVATPLEKQFETIAGIQSMSATSTQGSTTITLEFDLNRDIDAAAADVQSAITAVQRKLPPEMTSPPSYRKVNPADAPIMLLSVSSDTLPLSTLDNYAEQVISPSLSTLTGVAQVSIYGSQKYAVRIQVDPDALNHRGISVDDVQNAVAAANVNTPVGTLQGPQQQLILQADTQMYDAKAFADLIVASPNGMPVRLGDVAKVIDSVENDQTASWFDQNRSIVLAVQRQPDANTVAIVDAVKELLPKFSADMPPSVKINVLNDRSTSIRQAVTDVQFTLGLTIALVVMVIFLFLRRLSATIIPTVTVPISLIATVAGMYLCGFSIDNISLLGLTLSVGLVVDDAIVMLENVVRYIEEGMKPFEAALKGSREIGFTILSITLSLVAVFIPVLLMGGVVGRIFNEFAVVVTMSIAASAFVSLTLTPMMCSRFLHGHEEEKPEGLLGRTLERGFDAILGFYSRTLRWCLAHRLVMLLVFFGTIAGTALMFQAIPKGFFPTEDLSQLQVTTQARQDVSFDAMIGLQNQVREVFRTSPYVQDVVSSVGANGYGGTLNSGRLFVQLKPKEERPPLDTVISDLRRRLGQISGIDSYMVPVQNLRVGGRTSSAQYQFVMQGLNQQELYDWAGKMTTGMRKSSVLQDVVSDLQLNALQATLKVDRDKAAQLGVTSDALRSTLYGGFGTEQISTIFTAVDSYEVILELDPSFPWSADSLDRIYVRSSNGDLVPLGAFATVERTAGPLSVNQQGQLPAVTISFNVAAGKSLSDATAEIDRIKTEIGLPVTITTAYAGNAQVFQQSLQNQGLLLLGAVLTIYIVLGILYESFTHPLVILSGLPSAAIGALGTLMLFRTDLSVIAIIGVLMLIGIVKKNAIMMIDFALNAQRGEGLAARDAITRACTLRFRPIMMTTMAALMGALPIAIGQGASAELRQPLGLAVVGGLVVSQMLTLYITPVLYLYVEDLTHGALSFGRWLRRGGKGSVVPGHAPAE; encoded by the coding sequence ATGAACCTCTCCGAGCTCTGCATCCGCCGCCCGGTGATGACGACCCTGCTGACGGTCGCCATGGTCATGGCGGGGCTGGTCGCCTTCGGCCAGCTGCCGATCGCGGCGCTGCCGAACACCGACTTCCCGGTGATCAACGTCTCGGCCAGCCTGCCCGGCGCCAGCCCGGACACGATGGCGAGCTCGGTGGCGACGCCGCTGGAGAAGCAGTTCGAGACCATCGCCGGCATCCAGTCGATGTCCGCGACCTCGACCCAGGGGTCGACCACCATCACCCTGGAATTCGACCTGAACCGCGACATCGACGCGGCCGCCGCCGACGTCCAGTCGGCCATCACCGCGGTGCAGCGCAAGCTGCCGCCGGAAATGACCTCGCCGCCGAGCTACCGCAAGGTCAACCCGGCCGACGCGCCGATCATGCTGCTGTCGGTCAGCAGCGACACGCTGCCGCTGTCGACCCTCGACAACTATGCCGAGCAGGTGATCTCGCCCAGCCTGTCGACCCTGACCGGCGTGGCCCAGGTGTCGATCTACGGCAGCCAGAAATACGCCGTCCGCATCCAGGTCGACCCCGACGCGCTGAACCACCGCGGCATCAGCGTCGACGACGTCCAGAACGCGGTCGCCGCCGCCAACGTCAACACCCCGGTCGGCACCCTGCAGGGCCCGCAGCAGCAGCTGATCCTGCAGGCCGACACGCAGATGTACGACGCCAAGGCCTTCGCCGACCTGATCGTGGCGTCGCCCAACGGCATGCCGGTGCGCCTCGGCGACGTGGCGAAGGTGATCGATTCCGTCGAGAACGACCAGACCGCCAGCTGGTTCGACCAGAACCGGTCGATCGTGCTGGCGGTGCAGCGCCAGCCCGACGCCAACACCGTCGCCATCGTCGATGCGGTGAAGGAGCTGCTGCCGAAGTTCAGCGCCGACATGCCGCCTTCGGTGAAGATCAACGTGCTGAACGACCGGTCGACCTCGATCCGCCAGGCGGTCACCGACGTGCAGTTCACGCTCGGCCTGACCATCGCCCTGGTGGTGATGGTGATCTTCCTGTTCCTGCGCCGCCTGTCCGCCACCATCATCCCGACCGTGACGGTGCCGATCTCGCTGATCGCGACCGTCGCCGGCATGTATCTCTGCGGCTTCTCGATCGACAACATCTCGCTGCTGGGCCTGACCCTGTCGGTCGGCCTGGTGGTCGACGACGCGATCGTGATGCTGGAGAACGTCGTCCGCTATATCGAGGAGGGCATGAAGCCCTTCGAGGCGGCGCTGAAGGGCAGCCGCGAGATCGGCTTCACCATCCTGTCGATCACCCTGTCGCTGGTCGCGGTGTTCATCCCGGTGCTGCTGATGGGCGGCGTGGTCGGACGGATCTTCAACGAGTTCGCGGTCGTCGTGACCATGTCGATCGCGGCCTCGGCCTTCGTGTCGCTGACGCTGACGCCGATGATGTGCTCGCGCTTCCTGCACGGACATGAGGAGGAGAAGCCGGAGGGCTTGCTGGGCCGGACGCTGGAGCGCGGCTTCGACGCCATCCTCGGCTTCTATTCGCGGACGCTGCGCTGGTGCCTGGCGCACCGCCTGGTGATGCTGCTGGTGTTCTTCGGCACCATCGCCGGCACCGCGCTGATGTTCCAGGCGATCCCGAAGGGCTTCTTCCCGACCGAGGATCTGAGCCAGCTGCAGGTCACCACCCAGGCCCGGCAGGACGTGTCCTTCGACGCCATGATCGGGCTGCAGAACCAGGTCCGCGAGGTGTTCCGCACCTCGCCCTACGTCCAGGACGTGGTGTCGAGCGTCGGCGCCAACGGCTATGGCGGCACGCTGAACTCCGGCCGGCTGTTCGTGCAGCTGAAGCCGAAGGAAGAGCGCCCGCCGCTCGACACCGTGATCTCGGACCTGCGGCGCAGGCTCGGCCAGATCTCCGGCATCGACAGCTACATGGTGCCGGTGCAGAACCTGCGCGTCGGCGGCCGCACCTCCTCCGCCCAGTACCAGTTCGTGATGCAGGGCCTGAACCAGCAGGAGCTGTACGACTGGGCCGGCAAGATGACGACCGGGATGCGCAAGTCGTCGGTGCTGCAGGACGTGGTCAGCGACCTGCAGCTGAACGCCCTGCAGGCGACGCTGAAGGTCGACCGCGACAAGGCGGCCCAGCTGGGCGTCACCAGCGACGCGCTGCGCTCGACCCTCTATGGCGGCTTCGGCACCGAGCAGATCTCGACCATCTTCACCGCGGTCGACAGCTACGAGGTGATCCTCGAGCTCGACCCCTCCTTCCCCTGGTCGGCGGATTCGCTGGACAGGATCTATGTCCGCTCCTCCAACGGCGACCTGGTGCCGCTCGGCGCCTTCGCCACGGTGGAGCGCACGGCCGGGCCGCTGTCGGTCAACCAGCAGGGGCAGTTGCCGGCCGTCACCATCTCGTTCAACGTCGCCGCCGGCAAATCCCTCAGTGACGCGACGGCGGAGATCGACCGGATCAAGACAGAGATCGGCCTGCCGGTGACCATCACCACCGCCTATGCCGGCAACGCCCAGGTGTTTCAGCAGTCGCTGCAGAACCAGGGGCTGCTGCTGCTCGGCGCGGTGCTGACGATCTACATCGTGCTCGGGATTCTCTACGAAAGCTTCACCCATCCGCTGGTGATCCTCTCCGGCCTGCCCTCGGCCGCGATCGGCGCGCTGGGCACGCTGATGCTGTTCCGCACCGACCTGTCGGTGATCGCGATCATCGGCGTGCTGATGCTGATCGGCATCGTCAAGAAGAACGCGATCATGATGATCGACTTCGCGCTGAACGCGCAGCGCGGCGAGGGGCTGGCGGCGCGCGACGCGATCACCCGCGCCTGCACGCTGCGCTTCCGGCCGATCATGATGACCACCATGGCGGCGCTGATGGGCGCGCTGCCGATCGCGATCGGCCAGGGCGCCAGCGCGGAGCTGCGCCAGCCGCTGGGCCTCGCCGTGGTCGGTGGCCTGGTGGTGTCGCAGATGCTGACGCTCTACATCACCCCGGTGCTGTACCTCTATGTCGAGGACCTGACCCACGGCGCCCTGTCCTTCGGCCGCTGGCTCCGGAGGGGCGGCAAGGGCAGCGTCGTGCCTGGTCACGCTCCGGCGGAGTAA
- a CDS encoding DUF2092 domain-containing protein, giving the protein MDHRAYSISARHSRGRLAALAIAVLTLSASVVLPVQAQDDDAAAILRAMADYVTSQKTLSITFDADIEVITPQLEKIQFTSSGEALLSRPDKLRMRRTGGYADVEQSFDGKTLTVYGRSINAFAQLDTPGTVDQLIDRLRTEYSVSAPGADLLLSRVYDELMADVIEAKHIGQGVIDGIECEHLAFRNQDTDWQLWVEIGARPIPRKLVITSKAIAAAPQYTLRIKTWKTDVPAEAEQFALDLPPDAKKIGMDALEHLDEVPPGAATGGQP; this is encoded by the coding sequence ATGGACCACAGGGCTTATTCGATCTCTGCCCGCCATTCTCGCGGGCGGCTCGCTGCGCTGGCTATTGCGGTTCTGACGCTGAGCGCGTCGGTCGTGCTGCCCGTCCAGGCCCAGGACGATGATGCCGCCGCCATCCTCAGAGCGATGGCCGACTATGTGACGAGCCAGAAGACGCTTTCGATCACATTCGATGCCGACATTGAGGTGATCACGCCGCAGCTCGAGAAAATTCAGTTCACCAGCTCGGGCGAGGCGCTGCTGAGCCGTCCGGACAAGCTGCGCATGCGGCGGACGGGTGGCTACGCCGATGTCGAGCAGTCCTTCGACGGCAAGACGCTCACCGTCTATGGCAGGAGCATCAACGCCTTCGCGCAGCTGGACACGCCGGGGACGGTCGATCAGCTCATCGACAGATTGCGGACCGAGTATTCGGTCTCGGCGCCGGGGGCCGATCTCCTGCTCTCGCGCGTCTATGACGAGCTGATGGCGGACGTCATCGAGGCGAAGCACATCGGCCAAGGCGTCATCGACGGCATCGAATGCGAGCATCTGGCGTTCCGCAACCAGGACACCGACTGGCAGCTCTGGGTCGAGATCGGCGCGCGGCCGATCCCGCGCAAGCTCGTCATCACCAGCAAGGCGATCGCCGCGGCGCCGCAATACACGCTGCGCATCAAGACGTGGAAGACGGACGTGCCGGCGGAGGCGGAGCAATTCGCGCTCGATCTCCCGCCCGACGCCAAGAAGATCGGCATGGATGCGCTGGAACATCTCGACGAGGTCCCGCCCGGCGCCGCGACAGGAGGCCAGCCATGA